The [Pantoea] beijingensis genomic sequence AGGATTTTCCCTGCTTCCTGATAGCGCGTGCTGAGTTTATCTATGGCCTCAACGCCACTTGAATCCATCACCCGAGTACGGGCAAAATCAATCACCACCCGCTGCGGATCGCTGGCGGGCGTAAACAGCTCAGCAAAACCGGCAGCCGAACCAAAGAACAGCGGCCCTTCAAGCTGGTAGGTTTTTTCATTATCCTGTTCGGTTTGTTTCACAATGGTGATACGCGCATGTTGCCAGGCGAATACCAACGCCGAAATAATTACGCCAAAAATCACTGCCATGGCTAAATCGGTATAAATCGTCACCAGCGTAACCGCAATCATAATCACTGCATCGGCCTTTGGCATGCGTTTCAGGCGGCGGATCGAGCTCCATTCAAAAGTGCGAATGCACACCACAAACATAATCCCTGCCAGCGCCGCAACGGGCAGAAGCGCAATCCAGGATGACAGGCTGATAACAAACAGGATCAGCAGCAACGCACCTACGGCATTCGATATCCGCCCGCGCCCGCCGGAGGTAAAGTTGATGATCGATTGTCCAATCATCGCACATCCGGCAAAGCTGCCAAAGAAACCGCAAAGCGTGTTACCCAGCCCCTGAGCGACACACTCTTTATTCCCTGCCCCTTTTTTACTGCCCATTTCATCAAGTACCGCCATGGTCAATAGCGACTCAATTAATCCCACCAGCGCAATGACTACCGAATACGGCAGCACAATCTTCAGCGTTTGCAGGCTAAACGGCGCATCCGGCAGATGAAACATCGGCAAGTCACCGGCAATATCCGCAAGATCGCCTACCCGCTTGGTATCAAGATGAAAACCAATAGCAATGGCGCTAATCACAATCAGCGCGGCCAGCGAACCGGGTATCACTTTCGTAAATTTTGGGAATAGCCAGACGATCAGCATCGCCAGTGCCACTAGCCCGTACATCAGCGGCCCCTGGTTTTTAATCATCGGGATTTGCGCCAGGGCGATAACAATGGCCAGGCCGTTAACAAACCCGAATATTGCCGGCTGAGGAACTAAACGTATAAATTTGCCCAGCCGCAACACACCTATCGCGATCTGAATCAAACCGGCCAGAATAGTTGCCAGCAGTACATACTCGTAACCGTGCTGGTTAATCAAACTGATCAGGACCACGATAATTGAACCGGCTGCACCAGAAATCATGCCCGGCTTTCCGCCAAAAAATGCGGTAACCAGCCCCAACATAAAAGCAGTGTGTAGGCCAATTATCGGCGACAGACCCGCAAGTAAAGAGAATGCTGTGGCTTCCGGTATCAGCGCCACAGCAACAACAGAGCCAGCCAGCACATCATTTTTGACGTCCCGCGCCCTGAAGTGACTCAGGTTAAACATATCTATTCACTTATTTGGTTATAGTAGAAACTACTGCGCCGCCGAAAGGATCGGGAGCAGTCATGCCGTCAGAGCGACAGCCTGCGCAACTGGCGTTGCGTACTGGGGGGAAACTCAGGGTGGCGTAAGCTTCACGTTATTCATCCGCAGGCTACTCCGCTGATTAAAAGTCCGGGTAGTATCGGAAAATAAGATAGCGATCACAAGTATTAACACACCTCTGAAGGTGAAATCCGCGCCATAACGGCGAAGATTACGTGTATAATGCTGAAAGTTTTTTTCTACGACATCATTAAGGCATTTTTTAATGTCTTAATATTCAAGCAATTAAGGTGATTCAAACATGGGATTCAAATGCGGTATTGTGGGCCTGCCTAACGTGGGTAAATCCACCTTGTTCAATGCGTTGACGAAAGCGGGGATTGAAGCTGCGAACTTCCCTTTCTGTACCATTGAGCCGAATACCGGCGTGGTGCCAATGCCTGATTCACGTCTTGATCAGCTGGCAGCCATTGTTAAGCCACAGCGTATTCTGCCGACCACCATGGAGTTTGTTGATATCGCCGGTTTGGTGAAAGGTGCATCAAAAGGTGAAGGCCTGGGCAACCAGTTTCTGACCAACATCCGTGAAACCGAGGCCATTGGCCACGTCGTGCGCTGTTTTGAGAATGACAATATCATTCATGTTTCAGGCAAAGTGAACCCGGCAGAAGACATTGATGTAATCAATACCGAGCTGGCCCTGTCTGACCTTGAAACCTGCGAACGTGCACTACAGCGCGTGCAGAAGAAGGCCAAAGGCGGCGATAAAGACGCGAAAGCAGAACAAGCTGCACTGGAAAAATGCCTGCCACACCTCGAAAATGCCGGGATGTTACGTTCGCTGAAGCTGGATGAAGAAGAGAAAGCGGCTATTCGTTATCTGAGCTTCCTGACCCTGAAGCCAACCATGTACATCGCAAACGTCAATGAAGACGGCTTTGAAAATAACCCCTATCTTGACCAGGTGCGCGCAATTGCTGACGCAGAAGGTTCCGTGGTGGTACCGGTTTGCGCCGCGGTAGAATCTGATATTGCCGAGCTGGATGATGCCGATCGGGACGAATTTATGGCCGAGATGGGTATTGAAGAACCAGGCCTGAACCGCGTGATCCGTGCTGGCTATGCCCTGCTCAACCTGCAAACTTACTTCACCGCAGGCGTGAAAGAAGTTCGCGCATGGACGATTCCCGTCGGCGCAACCGCCCCGCAGGCTGCGGGTAAGATCCATACTGACTTTGAAAAAGGATTTATCCGCGCACAGACTATCGCCTTTGATGACTTCATAACCTACAAAGGCGAACAAGGCGCGAAAGAAGCCGGAAAAATGCGTTCAGAAGGTAAAGAATATATCGTTAAAGACGGTGATGTCATGAACTTCCTGTTCAACGTCTAAATAAAATTTGTCGTCTCATGAGGTTTTACTGAATCTCAGAATAACGTAAAACTCTATAAAATCCACGCCATTGCGTGGATTTTTCATTTCATAAAGTCTCAACTTATCTCGTAACAACGTAGTCAAAAATGAGGGCATGGAAGAGTACAGCATTCTTCCATCTTTATTTTAAGTGAGCACAATAACGGTATAAGAAATAAACAAGGCCCGTTATGCTCACTGATACGCAATGCCGCACAGCAAAAGCGAAAGAAAAGCTCTACCGCCTCAACAATTTCAATGGCTTATACCTTGAAGTCAAACCTAGCGGCAAGAAGACGTGGTGTTATCGATTTAAGCTTAACGGCAAATCAAGCATGTTTGCATTTGGTGAGTACCCAGCGGTAAAACTTCGTTGAAACGAGGGAGAAATGCGAGCAAGCGCGTAAGCAAGTCGCAGATGGAGTTAGTCCGACACAGGCCCGTCAGTTAGATAAGATCCGCAAGATTAACGACGCATCGAATACTTTTGAGCTGATCGCCAAAGAGTGGTTGCAGATGAAAGACTGGGCCGAAATCACCAAAACGCGGCGACTGGATATGCTTGAACGTGTGGTTTTCCCGCAATTGGTAAGCTCCCGGTCAGAGAGATCACTCCACACCATATACTTAAAATTCTTCAGGAAACGGCTAAGCGCGGCGCTCCGACCGTTGCCGCTGAAACCCGCCGCACCGTTTCATCCGCTTTTGAGCTGGCAGTTGCGACGCTTAGAGCTGATAGCGATCCTGTATGGCCTGTGCGTATGGCCCTCCCCACCAATAAGACACAGCACAAACAGGCACTGAATCCGCAGCAAATCGGGAAGCTATTAAGCTGTTTTGACAATAGTCGTGGCTCATATCAGGTTAACTATTGCATGTGGCTTATGTGGTGGACATTGGCGCGTCCTGCAGAAGCCACCGAAGCAGAATGGACAGAATTCGATCTTGATAACGCCCTATGGACCATTCCGGCAGCTCAAATGAAAGCCGAAGAGAATACGTTATTCCCCTACCCTTTCAAGCTGTCAGAATGCTACAAGGATTAACCGGGCAAACGCTGATTATTAAAGATTATTTTCCACAATAATATAACAACCACATTTTGACCTGAAATTATGTAACATTATGATTTTATGAACATTGTTTACTATATTCATTCAGCGTTATAATCCCTCTGTTTTCCATCCCTCTAATAACACAGGGCATCTCCATAAGCCGATACCATGTATCCAGTAGTGAAGGACAGTATGAGAAAGACTCTGGCGAGCAGATTTTGGCAAAGCGCGGTTCTGCCGGCATTCCCCCTTATTTCGGTTTCGATGGCATACAGTTCACCGATGCGTATTAGCGCTTCTTCCATCAGAGCAGACGGTGTCCGGACATGACTCACTTAGTCCCGTGTCTATTATTGATGGGTAAGATCACATCTTGCGTTAGAATATACTCACGGAAAAAATAGCTGCCGAAAAATAATGCGGACGGCAGTATTTAATTATAAAAACTACGCTTACAATTGCTGTTGACGACGGCATAGCGCCTGTTTTGAATTCAAGCCAGACGGTTTAGAATATCAGAACCCGACTTAGACCTGTACCTACATTATGCTGGTAAGATTAAATAACTTCTTGAGATTTTCGTGGTTATTTATTCGCCACTCAATCGTATTACAACATGTGGAACGTAGTAGCATGAGAAACACAATTAGCGCTTTCTATTCAACACAACCAGACCCGCATATGCAAATCGGAGGAAACCAGCAAAATAGGATTCAAAAAATTGAAGTGTCTACTCCACATCGTGTAAACAATCCGTCGACTTTGGCAGTGCAAGATTTTGCAAACCTGAGTGCTCGAAATTTGAAGGCTAACGTGTTGCTTAATAGCGATGACGACGAACAACCAATCCATCAAAAAAATCCCACAGCTTTACTTAAGGCTATTGATGATAACGTCACGCAGACGGCAATCGCATGGGGTCGCTCAAAGAAAGATGTCGAAGATATGATTGGGAGCAGTACACGTATTATGGATCCGGTCTGTGGCGTGTCAGCGAACAATTTAATGAAGTTGTTCCTCGATTCCGATCATTCAAGTTATGTCTATGCAAAGGCGCATCCGATATCTCTTTCTCAGCTTCAGCAGCAATTTGCTCATTTACCTGCAGATAAAAATTTCATCCTGCGTGTTAAGGATTCAGGGCTTGGGCACGCGTATGTAATTGATCTTCCAGCTAGTGCGAAATCTAAACGTGATGCATTTATTTATCAGTCTGATCTAGGAGAAGGAGCGGCTCGGCCCCTACGCCTGGAGGATTGGATGAATAAAAAAGCATCTTATCCGGTTTCACTGAATGATCTTGAAAACCATTTCATCAATATGTCGAACGGAAACATAGACCCAGAACACATAGCAAAATTGTTTGATATTGATAGTAACCCGAAAATGCTGCGCCCCGAACGACTTGATCTACGTAAAAATAAAGGATTCAATTTTCAACTAGCTGAATACGATCTGGGAAATCTCGAAAGAAATATCAATGCTGTTAAGGCGAACTGCATTTAAAGATACTTATCTTTAGCAATAGGTATCCTACGGCATACCCAAAGGTTTTCCTGATGTGCCTGTAAAGTTCTGCTACTAACAGGCACAGTGATCCTACCGCGTAATGTAGACAGGGTCTAAACCCTGATATCCGCTGCCCGCTCATAGCAACGCCGGTATTTTTATACACTGCCTGCATGATACGGGCCCGGAAGGGTCTGGATTATCTGCGGTGATTCAGCATCAACCAAAAAGTGTCCACTTTCAGTTCTCGTTCAGTTTCATTACGGGATATATTAGGAGCACTATCGTAAAATGATTTTTCATAACAGGTAACAT encodes the following:
- the ychF gene encoding redox-regulated ATPase YchF, giving the protein MGFKCGIVGLPNVGKSTLFNALTKAGIEAANFPFCTIEPNTGVVPMPDSRLDQLAAIVKPQRILPTTMEFVDIAGLVKGASKGEGLGNQFLTNIRETEAIGHVVRCFENDNIIHVSGKVNPAEDIDVINTELALSDLETCERALQRVQKKAKGGDKDAKAEQAALEKCLPHLENAGMLRSLKLDEEEKAAIRYLSFLTLKPTMYIANVNEDGFENNPYLDQVRAIADAEGSVVVPVCAAVESDIAELDDADRDEFMAEMGIEEPGLNRVIRAGYALLNLQTYFTAGVKEVRAWTIPVGATAPQAAGKIHTDFEKGFIRAQTIAFDDFITYKGEQGAKEAGKMRSEGKEYIVKDGDVMNFLFNV
- a CDS encoding cycle-inhibiting factor, with the protein product MRNTISAFYSTQPDPHMQIGGNQQNRIQKIEVSTPHRVNNPSTLAVQDFANLSARNLKANVLLNSDDDEQPIHQKNPTALLKAIDDNVTQTAIAWGRSKKDVEDMIGSSTRIMDPVCGVSANNLMKLFLDSDHSSYVYAKAHPISLSQLQQQFAHLPADKNFILRVKDSGLGHAYVIDLPASAKSKRDAFIYQSDLGEGAARPLRLEDWMNKKASYPVSLNDLENHFINMSNGNIDPEHIAKLFDIDSNPKMLRPERLDLRKNKGFNFQLAEYDLGNLERNINAVKANCI
- a CDS encoding SulP family inorganic anion transporter; this translates as MFNLSHFRARDVKNDVLAGSVVAVALIPEATAFSLLAGLSPIIGLHTAFMLGLVTAFFGGKPGMISGAAGSIIVVLISLINQHGYEYVLLATILAGLIQIAIGVLRLGKFIRLVPQPAIFGFVNGLAIVIALAQIPMIKNQGPLMYGLVALAMLIVWLFPKFTKVIPGSLAALIVISAIAIGFHLDTKRVGDLADIAGDLPMFHLPDAPFSLQTLKIVLPYSVVIALVGLIESLLTMAVLDEMGSKKGAGNKECVAQGLGNTLCGFFGSFAGCAMIGQSIINFTSGGRGRISNAVGALLLILFVISLSSWIALLPVAALAGIMFVVCIRTFEWSSIRRLKRMPKADAVIMIAVTLVTIYTDLAMAVIFGVIISALVFAWQHARITIVKQTEQDNEKTYQLEGPLFFGSAAGFAELFTPASDPQRVVIDFARTRVMDSSGVEAIDKLSTRYQEAGKILLLRHLSEDCISLLKQAGPWCLHELDDPDYKVAADDV